The genomic stretch CTCATCGTTTACTGGCAATACTGAGATTGCTGCAATTAACCAATCTGACATCACGCTCAAACGCATTGCGATAGCAACAACTGGCAAGCAAAATCGTGGCGTGGTGGCCGAGCATGCCGTCACCATAGATGGCATCGAACTTTGGCTAGAGCAGCAGTATTCCTCTTCACAGCACTTAGTAAAGTTGCAGCTACCGCTGCAGTCCTTAACTAAACTGCAGCCCTACATCACACCCAGGTTACCTGATGCGCAAGTGACTAAAGGCGAATTTTCATTACAGTTGCAGGGAGATTTGCATGTTGGTGTGTTTGACTTTAATGCCAATGTTCAAGGGGCCGAAATATTAGCCAATGAGCAGTTACTGCGTGATGGCCAGCTTAACAGCCAAGGCCGGTTTAGTTCAGCGGCTATTCAACTGCAGCCTAGCACACTGAATATTGCTGAAATCAGAAGTGGAGTGGTGTTGGAAAACATTCACGCAGAATTGAGCAGTGAAAACAACCAGCCAAGGCTACGAAATATTGGTGCTGACATATTTGCCGGTACGCTAAACATTGATGAGCTTAAGTTGTCAGAGCAGCCACAGCGCTTTAATGTTACGCTCGACAAGCTTAGCTTAGGCTTACTGGCCGAGGCTGGCCGAGATGCTGGTGTCGATCTGCAAGGATTGATTTCGGGAGAGCTGGCTGTGCAGGCATCCGATGCTGGAATAGAAATAACCGCAGGCGAGGTTCGCAACGTTGGTGAGGGCTTACTAAAAGTGCAAGAAAATGCCTCGATTAATGCTCTGAAACAACAGCAACCGAGTTTAAAAACCGTAATTACTGTTCTGGATGAACTCACTATAGAGCAGTTAAACAGTGGCGTGACCTTAGGGGCAGATGGTTGGCTCGACTTAGATGTCAAAATTGCTGGCATTAATAAACGCCAACAACAACCGGTCAACTTCAACTATACACACTCTGAAAATGTGTTTACCTTATTACGAGCCTTACGGCTAAGTGACGAAATCACTCGCGAAGTAGAAAAGGCGCTAAATAAAGAGGAGCGTTAGACGATGAAATGGATGCTGATAATAACGGCACTGCTGATCTTCAGTGGATGCACACACAAGGTTCAGGTTGAAACCAAAGAGCCCATTACCATTAATCTCAATGTCAAAGTGGATCATGAGATCCGGGTAAAAGTGGATAAAGAGCTGGATGATCTATTCAGTGAAGAAAGTGAGTTATTCTAAGGAGGACTTATGCAGCTTAAATCATTAATGAGTTTACTTGCTGGTGTCGCAATGAGTTTTGCGGCTTTCGCTATGTCATTAGACAGTGCCAAATCACAAGGTTTGGTGGGTGAGACGATGTCGGGTTATTTGGGCGTTGTCAAAGCCAGCCCTGAAGTGCAGCAGTTGGTTGATGAGGTCAATGCTAAACGCAAAGAAAAGTACCAGCAACTGGCTAAGCAAAATGGTATTACTTTGGCTCAGGTCGAAGCATTAGCTGCGAAAAAGGCTTACACCAAAACCCAGGCGGGCCACTACATTCAAGTGAACGGTCGCTGGGTTAAGAAATAACACGCAGTGACTATTTAATCGCTGGGGTGGCATTGTTTTAATAAGTGCTGCCAAAAAGCTTCGCCTTTTCTGCGCGCAAGACGAATGTTGTTGTCGGGAATACTCTCAGGGTCGTCGTACTCAGCTAACGCTTCAGCCATACTGGCTTCACGAATAAGATGCAGCGCAGGGTAGGGAGCACGATTGGTGTAGTTTGCTGGATCATTGTCATCGCTGTCGGCAAACACGTAGTCGGGATGAAAGTTGGCGATTTGGTAAGTGCCTTCAAAGCCTTGAGCAACCAGCAGCGCATTGGCTAAATCAACCAAGTCTAAAAATTCCGCAAAGTCTTTAAAGCCTTCAGCAAAAACCACCAAGGTGGTTTCCCGTTCTGGGTTATTGTCGAGCTCGCTGCATTGTGAAAGCAGCTCTAATACGGCATCTTCATGACTGTGGGTAGCCGAAATATGATAATACACACTGTGGTTTTCTACTTCTTGCCGTGCAAATGGGCAAAAGTTATATTTTACAATAACCTGGCTTACCCAGTTGCGCATGGCTTGTTCAACTTGTTGCATGGCTTACTCCAAATTACCTTGTATCAGCTGTACCGTTTTGGCAATGGCACCGGTGTTTTTTTGTAGCACCTGAGCGGCATTGTTGCCAAGTTCAGCACTTTGCTCTGGGCTGCTCAAGAGTGTCATTAACTGCTCACCTAGTTGCTGTTCATTCTCTACGATTAGAGCACCATGTTGGGCAATTAACTGTGGGTATATATGGGCAAAATTATAGGTATGGGGGCCGCTGATAATGGCTTTACTATGGGCCGCGGCTTCAAGGGGGTTATGGCCACCGCGGGGGATCAAACTGCCACCAATAAAGGCAACGTCAGCACAACCAAACAACCACTTTAATTCCCCCAGAGTATCAGCTAGCAGTACCTCAGTGGCGGCGTTAATGTCTTGTTGGCTGCGGCGAGTAAACCTGAGCCCTTGCTCCTCTAGCAGCTCAGCAACCGCTGAAAATTGCTCTGGGTGGCGAGGGGCAATAATTAATAACGCATCCGGATGATGCTTTTGTAACGCTTGATGTGCGGCAATGACCTGTTCATGCTCACCTGGGTGAGTAGAGCCGGCAAGCCAAACTGGACGTGGCTGCAACTGCTGGCGCAACTGCTTTGCGCGTTTAACGTCATCGTCAGCCAAGCTAATATCAAACTTCACCGAGCCGGTGATAGCGAGTTTTGTTTTTGCTAAGCCAAGAGCAATAAAGCGCTCGCCATCGCTTTGATCATGGGCGGCCAATAAATCGATGTTGTCCATTAGCTGACGGCTTAAACCTGAAAAGCGCTTATACCCTTGAAATGACTTGTGCGACAGTCGCGCATTAACAACCATAATGCGGCTATTTTGCTGCTTGGCATAGTGAAATAGATTGGGCCAAAGTTCCGTTTCCATTACGATCACGGCTTTGGGCTGCAACCGAGTTAAAAAGCGGCGCATGGCAAAGGCAAAGTCGATAGGCAAATAACACACTTGAATATCAACATCATTAGCAAAGGCCTTATTGATCTCGGCGCGCCCGGTTGGGGTATTACAACTGATGATAATGGCTTGGTTATCTTGCTTTAATGCTTTGATCAATGGAGTGGCTGCTAACACTTCACCTACCGAGGCACAATGGATAACAAGGCCATGCTGTGGCAGGTGACTGAGGCCAAAGCCGAGGCGCTGAGAAAAGTAACGGCGATAACCTGGGTTCTTGTTACCACGCAGTACATAGAGGTAACCCAGCAGCAGTGGAGCTAACAAAAGGAGTAATAATGAATAAAAAAAGCGCGCCATGGTTTTGCTTTGAACCTGAAAAGCCATATTTTACCTCGAACAAGTGATAAAATGGAACCTCAAGACAATTTTACACAGTTGAAAAGGTGCCGAGCGGTCCTGTGTTTGGTAGTATCTCAGGCATAAAAAGTAATGGAATGACAAGATGAAATTAGTTCGTACGTTGGCCGCTGTTGGCCTATTGGCTTCAGGCTTTGCTGTGGCAAGTCCAACGGCTTACTTAGCCATTGGCAAAGATCCGTTATTAGAATACCAAATTGATAAAATGTTTGCTTTAACGGTGGGCACGCCTATGGCAAAACCCTACCGTATCAGTGTGGTGAAAAGGCACTTAGACAAGGTAAAAAGCATTGATGGTGAGCTGCATCGCAGTATCACAGATGGCATAGCGCCATACTTACAAGCCGACGCGATCACTCAGCGCTCCATTACACTGCGGCTCGATTCTGGGGAGTCACAGCAACTTGCCAATGACCGCGGCAATAGTAGTAGTGAGTATGCTCAATTAGGCCTCGCTGGAGTATATCGTGGTAGCGATGCCAGTATTTTCCAACTCGGTGCAGAATATCGCGCAGACAGCAACAAGCTGGTTGCCTATAATACTTTTTATGGTCTTTCCTATGGTAATTTGCAGCTCAATTTAGGCTACAAAGAACACTGGTTTTCACCTTTTAAACACTCTGCACAAGTGTTTTCAACTAATGCCAAGCCGTCTTTGTCTGCGTCTTTGGGGCTGGTCATTCCAATTCCAAATTGGTGGAATTTTGACTTTGAATTGTTCTATTCAGAGTTGGAGCACGTTAATGACGGCATCAAGTATCAAGGCACCTTACACGATGGTACGCCGAAACTTGCCGGTACCCATTTTAGCGTGGAACCTATCCAAGGCTGGAAAATCGGCATCAATCGCGTGATGCAATTTGGTGGTGGGCCACGCAAAGTCGATTTTACCGATGTGGTTAAGGCCTACTTTGATCCTGTGGGTAATGAAAATAAAACCGGGTCTTTAGGTCAGGATGACGAGCTGGGGGATCAATGGGCTTCCATCACTTCGAGCTTTACCACGGACTGGGGCATGCCGGCACAGTGGTATCTTGAATATGGCGGCGAGGATACCAATAACCATAAGAACTACTTATTTGGTAATACGGTGGTGAATCTGGGCGTTTATCTGCCCAAATTGAGCCACAACACGACCTTGCGCTATGAGTTCACGGATATGGAGAGCTTGTGGTACGTCAATGAAATCTATGAAACACGAGGCAATACCATTGACGGCTTTGGCGTTGGCCACTTTGCTGCCAATCAGCGCCAATTTGATGATGGTGCGCCATCGCAAATTCACGTACTAGAAGGGACGTACCAAAGCACACCTAGGTCGTTGTGGCGGGCGAAAATATCGCTGGTTGATAATGACAGCAATTATTTGAATGAGTTAGGTGAACTGGGTGCAGAGTATGAGCGCGGCTATGAACTAGAACTGGCGCACATCGGCGAGTTTTACCAAAAACAAGTAGAGAGCAAATTAACCTTAGGTAAAGATGCCTTTGGGGAAAATTACACATGGTTGTCAGTGCATGTATACTGGTAACAACGCGGGAAGAGCATAAACAGTTTAGGAATTCTTATGTCATTGAATGAAAAAGTAGCCCAGAGCTACTTGTCGAGTTTACAACGCCATGTCGATGTCTTTGAAACGATGGCGAATTATCATCAAGAGTGTGTGGAGTTGCTAGAGGCATGTCAAAGCACTCTCACTGCTGGTGGTAAAGTAATTTGGTTTGGAAACGGCGGCAGTGCTGCCGATGCTCAGCACCTCGCAGCTGAATTTGTGGTGCGTTACAAGTTAGAGCGTGGGCCACTGGCGTCCATTGCCTTAACCACAGACACCTCGATTCTAACCGCACACAGCAATGACTATCACTTTGACAGCGTTTTCGAACGTCAAGTGCAGGCTTTATGTAAACCTGAAGATATGGTGATTGGTTTAACTACCTCTGGTAGCAGTGAGAATATTAACTTGGCCCTTAAGGCGGCGAATGATATTGGTGCCTACACGGTTGCTTTAACGGGCCGTGACGGTGGCAAAGTAAAAGACATTGCCAAATTACCTATTATTATTGCTAACGATGAAACCGCCCGCATCCAAGAAGCCCATATGTTCATCGGTCACTGGCTCTGCGAAGCCGTTGATATGCTGGTTGAGGCGGAGCAAAACGCATGAACCTGAACGCGCTACAACAGCTAAATCAAGCAAAAGTCCTAGTGGTGGGAGATGTCATGCTCGATAGATACTGGCATGGCGATACTCAGCGGATCTCACCAGAGGCTCCGGTGCCTGTGGTCAAGGTCAGTGCACTGGAAGACAAGGCCGGTGGCGCTGCTAACGTCGCTAAAAACATCGCCCATTTAGATGGCAAAGTGGGCCTGTTGGGGCTAATAGGCGAAGACGACAATGGCAAAAATTTAGAGGCCATCTTAAGCAAAGAGAATATTACCTCAAGCTTAGTGAACGTAGTTGAGCTCCCCACCATAGCTAAAATGCGCGTGATCAGCCGTCATCAGCAAATGGTGAGGTTAGATCTCGAAGAGCCGTTTGGCCGCTCGCACAGCGAGTTATTACTAGAGCGTTTAAAGCAGGAAGTGGAAAACTACGATTTTGTGTTGTTCAGCGATTACAACAAGGGCGCGTTGACTGCCATCAGTGAGATGATTGAGGTGGCCAAAGCAGCGGGTAAAACGGTGCTTATTGACCCGAAAAATAGCGACTTAAGCTGCTACCGAGGTGCGGATTATATTACCCCAAACCTCAATGAGTTCCGTCTAGCTGGTGGAGACGATAGTAGCGAAGAAGCGCTTACAAACAGTGCCCGCAAGCTGTTACAGCAAGCTGGTATCGGCGCCATGTTACTCACTCGTTCAGAGCAGGGCATGTCATTGATCACGGCAACAGAAAAGCATGACTTTGCTGCGCAAGTGCAAGAGGTCAGCGACGTCACCGGCGCTGGTGATACCGTTATCGCGACACTTACGACCATGCTAGCAGCTGGCATGATCCCCAAAGAAGCGGTTGAAATAGCCAATATTGCTGCCGGTATTGCCGTGAGCAAGCTTGGCGCAGCCACGGTTTCGCCAGAAGAGTTAAGCCGTAAATTGGGGCAATACCTTCGCGAAACGGGCGAACATTACCAAACCCCATTTGAGGAAGTGTTAAAGCACATCTCATTTGCCAAACAAAACGGTGAAACCATCGTCTTTACCAATGGCTGCTTTGATATTTTGCACGCCGGACACGTCCGTTATTTGGCCCAAGCTAAAGCCATGGGAGACCGATTAGTGGTGGGGCTTAATAATGACGAGTCCATTGCGCGGTTAAAAGGCCCTGAGCGACCGATTAACTCGCTTACAGAGCGTGCCATGGTGCTATCAGCGCTGGCCTCTGTGGACTGGGTGATCCCATTTGGTGCGGTAGAAGAAAATGACACCCCAGCCAAATTAATTGAGATGGTAAGCCCAGACATTTTGGTTAAGGGAGGAGATTATAAAGTCTCTGAAATCGCTGGCGCTGAGCATGTTCTCAACCTCGGTGGTAAGGTGGAAGTGTTGCCCTTTTTAGATGGCTGTTCAACATCGAATGTGATCGCCAAAGCGCGGTTACAAAAAGATTGATACCACTAACGCGCTGCCAGGTAGGTCTGCTTTAGGGCCTGCCATTGTTTATCATCAAAATGAAAGGCTGGCCACTTGCCAGTCTCTTTATTGAACGAACGCTCTAACCTTGCCAAATTATCGTCTTGCCAAGCGCGCTCCGGGGTGATTAATTTACCTTTATCAAAATCAATCAAATAGACCTTACCATCTTCGGCAAACAAGATATTATTGATATTTAAATCATCATGATAGGCGCCGTGGCGGTGAAATTGCGCGATGCAGTTGGCAATGCTGTCGAGCTCTTCTGCCGTGAGTTGGCGCTGGCGTAAAATTTCACAGACACTGGTGGCACCTGGTACGGCGGCGGTGAGAATATCGGCGCGATAGACACAGCCAAAGGTGGTTATTTGCGCCGCCAGAGGGGTTGGCACCGGAAGGTTATGCCCTTGCAGTTGTTCCAACAAGGCAAACTCTTGATATACCCGGGTGCGTTCAACGCCAAGGTATAAATACTGATCTTTCAGTATTTTGCCAATTAAGCCGCCACGATAGTAGTGTTTAAGCACGGCAATGTGCTGGTTAAAGCGGACAAACCAAGCGGTTGCGCGGCCTTGTTTACTGTCTACTACGGCGTTATTACGCTGCCAATACTGCGGCGAAAAATACTCTGAAGTGATCTGGTAATTCGCCTGTTCTGGTAACAGCAAAAAGCCATTGGGCTGTTTAATGATTTCCACTTTAAAAGCACTCAAAAAAAGACATGGCCGTCATTCTAGCGATTTTTACTCAGCAGTGAAACTTGCAAACTGGATTGATTAATTTAAGATCAAGCGCTTGTTGTTATTCATAAGAGCATTTGTTGTGCCACAAGCCATTCGTTCTATTTGTATTCTTCGGCTCTCCGCCATTGGCGATGTTTGTCATGCCGTTTCTGCGGTGCAGGCCATTCAGCGTGCCCACCCACAAGCTAAAATCACTTGGGTAATAGGCAAAGTAGAGGCCATGCTGTTAGCGGAACTGCCCGGTGTGGAGTTGGTGGTATTTGATAAAAAGCAGGGTAAAGCCGCCTTTAAGGCACTAAAAGCCAAGTTTAAAGGGCAGCAGTTTGATGTTTTGCTGCACATGCAGGTGGCCTTGCGAGCAAACCTAGTGGCTCGAATGATCCCAGCGAAGAGAAAAATAGGTTTCGATAAAAGCCGCTCGAAAGAGCTGCATAGCCTGTTTATTAATGACCGTATAGCAAAGCAGGAGTCGCCTCATGTGCTGGAAGGGTTTCAACACTTTGCTCGAGCAATTGGCGCGGAATGTGGTAAGCCCAGTTGGCAGATGCCGGTAACAGAGCAGCATCAGCAGCAGGCCAAGGCCTTGCTTCCTGAAGGCAAAGTATTTGTCATTTCTCCTGCCGCCAGTAAGGCCGAGCGTAATTGGTTGCCGGAGCGCTATGCCGCCCTTGCCGATTATGCCAGTGACCAAGGCTTTCAAGTGGTGATCACCGGAGGGCCAACGGCGCTTGAACAGGAGTTGGCCGCAGCAATCTGCCAGCATGCGCAAAGTGAGTTACTCAATTTAGTGGGCAAAACCGATTTAAAAACCTTGCTCTGTGTATTACAGCAAGCGCAATTAGTACTGGCGCCAGATACTGGTCCTGCGCATATGGCAGTGACAGTAGGTACACCGGTGATTGGTCTGTACGCCCATTCTAACCCAGCGCGCACTGGGCCGTATTTATTTCAGCAGTATGTGGTCGAGGTGTATCATAGCAACCTGCTAGCACAAAAAGGTAAAACGGCTGCCCAATTGCCTTGGGGTACTCGGGTTAAAGGCGCTGATCTGATGGCGCAAATCGACGTTGATGAGGTGATTGCTATGTTTAATCGAGTGGTAAAAGAGCAGGGGATAACAAACCATGAATAAAGCACTGTTTCTTGACCGTGATGGCGTGATCAATGTCGACCATGCCTATGTTCACAAGGTTGAAGACTTTGAATTTATCGAGGGCGTGTTTACCGCATGCCAAGCATTTGTTGCCGCAGGTTATAAGATTATTGTGGTAACTAACCAGTCGGGGATTGGTCGGGGTTACTACGATGAGCAACAGTTCCATGCCCTCAGTGACTGGATGTGTCAGCAGTTTTCCGCTCATGGGATTGATATCTCAGGTGTCTATTTTTGCCCGCATCACCCCGAAAAAGCCGTTGCGCCATATAAGGTTGACTGTGATTGTCGTAAACCTGAGCCGGGTATGTTACTGCAGGCCATCGCCGAGCATAATATCGATCCCGCACACAGCGTAATGGTAGGCGATAAACTATCTGATATTGCCGCGGCACGGGCCGCGGCAATAAACACCACCGTGCTGGTTAAGTCAGGACAAAGCGTTAATGCCAAGGAGCATGATTTGGCTGATTTTGTCTGTGATTCAATACAGCAGGTGCCAAACTGTATTTTGACGAGTGCAGGCTAATGCGGGGGTCAGTCATCGCAAATCGTGCATTTATTGTCTGAACCTTTTAAAATACCCCTATCTTTTATGTGCAGGGGAGTCACCTTGCACATGCTAATTTTCTTGTAACACCTTGGTGTTCAAGCGTTAACTACTGGCAAAGTCGCAACTGCGACACTTGCCACCGTGCAAAAATGGAGACTCCAGATGAGAGCATCGGCCTTTTACAGCCAGCTTCAGCAGCAGATTGAACAAGTCAAAGCTGAAGGATTGTATAAAAAAGAACGCGTCATTACTTCTCAGCAACAGGCTGAGATCGCAGTTTCATCAGGCGAGAGCGTCATTAACTTTTGTGCTAATAATTATCTCGGTTTAGCTAACCACCCAGAATTAATTAAAGCAGCGCAAACGGGTCTTGAGGAGCATGGCTTTGGCGTTGCTTCAGTGCGTTTTATCTGTGGCACGCAAGATATTCATAAAACCCTAGAAGCAAAAATCAGCGAGTTTTTACAAACCGAAGATACTATTTTGTATTCTTCTTGTTTTGATGCCAATGCCGGCCTATTTGAAACCATTTTGGGCCCGGAAGATGCCATTATTTCCGATTCGTTAAATCACGCTTCGATTATCGATGGTGTTCGTCTGTGTAAAGCCAAGCGTTTCCGTTATGCCAATAATGACATGGCGGATCTAGAGCAACAGCTTATCGCTGCAGATGAAGCTGGCGCGAAAACCAAGCTAATTGCCACTGATGGCGTGTTCTCAATGGACGGTGTTATTTGTAACTTAGCGGCACTGTGTGACTTGGCCGACAAGTACGATGCTTTGGTAATGGTTGATGACTCTCACGCGGTAGGTTTTGTTGGTGAAAACGGTCGTGGCACGCCAGAATACTGCGGCGTATTAGATCGCGTTGATATTATCACGGGGACTTTAGGTAAAGCACTTGGTGGGGCATCGGGTGGCTATACTTCAGGCAAAAAAGAAATTGTCGAGTGGCTACGTCAACGTTCGCGTCCTTACCTATTTTCCAACTCACTGGCACCTTCTATTGTAACCGCATCCATTAAGGTGTTGGATATGATGAAAGAAGGCGATGAATTACGTGCTAAGCTTTGGCATAACGCCGCGTATTTCCGCGAGCAAATGGAAGCGGCTGGCTTTACCTGTGCAGGTAAAGATCACGCTATCATTCCGGTGATGTTAGGGGATGCCAAAGTGGCTTCAGAAATGGCAGACAGACTGTTGGCTGAAGGTATTTACGTGATTGGCTTCTCCTATCCGGTTGTGCCTAAAGGTCAGGCGCGGATCCGTACGCAAATTTCAGCGGCTCATACCACCGAGCAGCTTGATAAAGCAATCGCAGCCTTCATTCGAATTGGTAAAGATTTAGGCGTAATTTAATCACCAATGTCACCGGCTTCTTGCCGGTGCAGCTAATGAGCGAACACTATGAAAGCATTATCCAAGTTGAAAGCCGAAGAAGGAATTTGGATGGCAGATGTGCCAAAACCGGAAGTTGGGCACAATGATCTATTAATTAAAATCCGCAAAACAGCAATTTGTGGTACCGATGTGCATATTTATAAATGGGATGAGTGGGCACAAAACACCATTCCTACGCCTATGGTCGTGGGTCATGAATACGTTGGTGAAGTGGTCGATATGGGCCAGGAAGTTCGTGGCTTTACTATCGGCGACCGTGTTTCTGGGGAAGGCCATATCACTTGTGGTCATTGTCGTAACTGTCGTGCGGGCCGAGTTCACTTATGTCGTAACACCATCGGTGTTGGTGTCAACCGTGAAGGGGCATTTGCCGAATACTTAGTAATCCCAGCGTATAACGCGTTTAAGATCCCAGACAATATTTCCGACGAATTAGCGTCTATCTTTGACCCATTTGGTAATGCTGTACATACGGCACTGTCGTTTGATCTAGTGGGTGAAGATGTATTGATAACCGGAGCCGGCCCCATCGGCATTATGGCCGCAGCGGTTGCTAAACATGTTGGTGCCCGTCATGTGGTGATCACCGATGTTAATGAGTACCGACTGGAGCTGGCGAAGAAAATGGGCGCTACCCGAGCGGTCAACGTCGCCAATGAAAACCTTGATACCGTGATGACCGAATTAGGTATGACGGAAGGCTTTGATGTTGGTTTAGAGATGTCAGGGGTACCTTCTGCCTTTACTGCCATGCTTGATAGCATGAACCACGGTGGCAAAATTGCTATGTTAGGTATTCCGCCTGCGGATATGGCCGTTGATTGGAACCAAGTTATCTTTAAAGGATTGGTTATTAAGGGTATTTATGGCCGTGAAATGTTCGAAACCTGGTATAAGATGGCAAGCCTTATTCAGTCTGGGTTGAATTTAGAGCCGATTATTACTCACCAATTCCACGTTGATGAGTTCCAAACGGGTTTTGATACCATGATCTCTGGACGCTCTGGTAAAGTGATCCTGAACTGGGATTAAGCCTCTTAAGCAAGCGTTGCTACTAAGATAAAAGGGGCCGCGCAGAGAAACAATAAGGCGGCTTATGCCGCCTTTTATTCGATTTATAAAAGGTAAATTATGTCTTTTAAACATATCACAGTGGCAGATACACAAGCGCTGTTAAACAAAGACGATGTTGTAATTGCAGATATTCGTGATGAAAACACCTTTGCACAAGGTCACATCCCAGGCTCTGAGCACCTTTCCAATGCCAACATTGCGCACTTTATGCAGGAAAAAGAGTTTGACCAACCTATTATCGTGGTTTGTTATCACGGTATTTCTTCACAAGGGGCTGCCAACTACTTAGTGGAGCAAGGCTTTGAAGATGTGTACAGCATGGATGGCGGCTTTACCCAGTGGGCCAGCGAGCTGCCGGGTGAGATAGAAAAATGACTCTAATTGCCCGTTACCATCACCCTCGACTAGCACAAGGGGCGGTAGACTACTTTAAAACGCAAGGAGTGGAGTGCGTGTTACGTAGTACCGACGGCCAACATGTCGAGGTGTGGTTACAGCATGGTGATGTTGAACGGGCACAACAGCTCTGGCAAGAGTTTCTCGCCGAGCCCACCGCAAAGCGATACCTTGAAGCGTCATGGCAAACGGGCAGTACTGAGGGGCTATTTCGCGACCCGGGAGAAAAGCTCAATTTATTGCAGCGCTTGTTTGCCTTAAATTGGCTATTGCAAGGCGTGTTTGGCATCAGCCTTATTATCTTTATTGCGATGTTTTTTGGCGATGCTAGAAGTATCTTCGACAACTTACGGTTTGCGCCTGAGCAACCTTTGACATGGTTGGCCCCAACGGTGATTCACTTCAGTGCCATTCACTTGATCTTCAATCTCAGTTGGTGGTTGTATCTCGGCGCACAAATATCGGCGCGACTAGGCCTAGGGGCATTGATTGCCGTGTACGTTAGCAGTGGTCTTATTAGTAACTTTATGCAGTTTTGGCTGGTTGATGCTAATTTTGGCGGCCTCAGCGGCGTGGTCTATGGTTTATTAGGCTTTTGTTGGATTTACAGTCACCGACACCCCAAGCAACCTGCTTTAATTACCAAGCCAGTGGTT from Pseudoalteromonas sp. UG3-2 encodes the following:
- the glpE gene encoding thiosulfate sulfurtransferase GlpE, with product MSFKHITVADTQALLNKDDVVIADIRDENTFAQGHIPGSEHLSNANIAHFMQEKEFDQPIIVVCYHGISSQGAANYLVEQGFEDVYSMDGGFTQWASELPGEIEK
- the glpG gene encoding rhomboid family intramembrane serine protease GlpG, with the protein product MTLIARYHHPRLAQGAVDYFKTQGVECVLRSTDGQHVEVWLQHGDVERAQQLWQEFLAEPTAKRYLEASWQTGSTEGLFRDPGEKLNLLQRLFALNWLLQGVFGISLIIFIAMFFGDARSIFDNLRFAPEQPLTWLAPTVIHFSAIHLIFNLSWWLYLGAQISARLGLGALIAVYVSSGLISNFMQFWLVDANFGGLSGVVYGLLGFCWIYSHRHPKQPALITKPVVGFMLLWMLFGFTELFFISMANWAHLFGLLSGMAMAALWPKSKDEPSQPAP
- a CDS encoding glycosyltransferase family 9 protein; amino-acid sequence: MPQAIRSICILRLSAIGDVCHAVSAVQAIQRAHPQAKITWVIGKVEAMLLAELPGVELVVFDKKQGKAAFKALKAKFKGQQFDVLLHMQVALRANLVARMIPAKRKIGFDKSRSKELHSLFINDRIAKQESPHVLEGFQHFARAIGAECGKPSWQMPVTEQHQQQAKALLPEGKVFVISPAASKAERNWLPERYAALADYASDQGFQVVITGGPTALEQELAAAICQHAQSELLNLVGKTDLKTLLCVLQQAQLVLAPDTGPAHMAVTVGTPVIGLYAHSNPARTGPYLFQQYVVEVYHSNLLAQKGKTAAQLPWGTRVKGADLMAQIDVDEVIAMFNRVVKEQGITNHE
- a CDS encoding glycine C-acetyltransferase; this encodes MRASAFYSQLQQQIEQVKAEGLYKKERVITSQQQAEIAVSSGESVINFCANNYLGLANHPELIKAAQTGLEEHGFGVASVRFICGTQDIHKTLEAKISEFLQTEDTILYSSCFDANAGLFETILGPEDAIISDSLNHASIIDGVRLCKAKRFRYANNDMADLEQQLIAADEAGAKTKLIATDGVFSMDGVICNLAALCDLADKYDALVMVDDSHAVGFVGENGRGTPEYCGVLDRVDIITGTLGKALGGASGGYTSGKKEIVEWLRQRSRPYLFSNSLAPSIVTASIKVLDMMKEGDELRAKLWHNAAYFREQMEAAGFTCAGKDHAIIPVMLGDAKVASEMADRLLAEGIYVIGFSYPVVPKGQARIRTQISAAHTTEQLDKAIAAFIRIGKDLGVI
- the tdh gene encoding L-threonine 3-dehydrogenase: MKALSKLKAEEGIWMADVPKPEVGHNDLLIKIRKTAICGTDVHIYKWDEWAQNTIPTPMVVGHEYVGEVVDMGQEVRGFTIGDRVSGEGHITCGHCRNCRAGRVHLCRNTIGVGVNREGAFAEYLVIPAYNAFKIPDNISDELASIFDPFGNAVHTALSFDLVGEDVLITGAGPIGIMAAAVAKHVGARHVVITDVNEYRLELAKKMGATRAVNVANENLDTVMTELGMTEGFDVGLEMSGVPSAFTAMLDSMNHGGKIAMLGIPPADMAVDWNQVIFKGLVIKGIYGREMFETWYKMASLIQSGLNLEPIITHQFHVDEFQTGFDTMISGRSGKVILNWD
- the gmhB gene encoding D-glycero-beta-D-manno-heptose 1,7-bisphosphate 7-phosphatase; amino-acid sequence: MNKALFLDRDGVINVDHAYVHKVEDFEFIEGVFTACQAFVAAGYKIIVVTNQSGIGRGYYDEQQFHALSDWMCQQFSAHGIDISGVYFCPHHPEKAVAPYKVDCDCRKPEPGMLLQAIAEHNIDPAHSVMVGDKLSDIAAARAAAINTTVLVKSGQSVNAKEHDLADFVCDSIQQVPNCILTSAG